The Pyrenophora tritici-repentis strain M4 chromosome 3, whole genome shotgun sequence genome has a window encoding:
- a CDS encoding Atrophin-1 multi-domain protein, producing the protein MLFSNIVFAVLAQSLTASAATMMVTVAANNKFQFTPNSVTAQPGDTVAFVFAAQNHSVASSDANTPCKPQANALFSDFQPIAGNPKGSPNAANGRRQTANSPMFMVPVTDTQPMYIYCPQAQHCQQGMVMVINPPSAAVVAQYQNKAAQAKNNVAPAGGINGERPRRTSW; encoded by the exons ATGCTCTTCTCCAACATCGTCTTCGCCGTTCTCGCCCAGAGCTTGACCGCATCCGCTGCCACCATGATGGTCACGGTTGCTGCCAACAACAAGTTCCAATTCACCCCCAACTCTGTCACGGCCCAGCCCGGTGACACTGTTGCCTTTGTGTTCGCCGCCCAGAACCACAGTGTGGCTTCCTCCGACGCAAACACGCCCTGCAAGCCCCAGGCAAACGCCCTCTTCTCCGACTTCCAGCCTATCGCCGGTAACCCCAAGGGTAGCCCCAACGCCGCCAACGGTCGTCGCCAAACTGCCAACTCGCCCATGTTCATGGTTCCCGTCACCGACACCCAGCCCATGTACATCTACTGCCCCCAGGCCCAGCATTGCCAGCAGGGAATGGTCATGGTCATCAACCCCCCGAGTGCCGCTGTTGTCGCACAGTACCAGAACAAGGCTGCGCAGGCCAAGAACAACGTCGCTCCCGCCGGTGGAATCAACGGTG AACGTCCTCGGCGCACAAGCTGGTGA
- a CDS encoding Med15 multi-domain protein — protein MSMDAGGLAQMTYNNFQSQGGFGGPTSSFASRGKGAQLKRLSVASPPKVASIAEDSVATPRTSRSHLLAGLRTAPKTPTVGQPPASAPYSQPQHNQGTNNANRSQRQYNGANQGMPQTAIGSGFNQSHQQQPDFYNQVLAPPSFEFDDGEMDPNVAAQLLATELYLAQRQQQLQQQLLALTTQQFGNMNMQGQYQSHQYPNTPYTPQMNAYGQQFGNTAIQETNQPGVYLVFNQMTGQYQYVVDPSYQHDMSAQNGVPALSHSPPPPTPRFAVSPPKTDTPVLHVSPPNESNPSPWATRSSSPPKKSNTPPQDVVPLPPPSANAFRRGHKKNMSSLAVDGRAETPEAPRSAFPRPGGFPATPMTGTFGPGQARAGEHPMRQPRNPPSIEELKERPTTKHEGSKNFATRQRRQAVGSLVRAGIGRRAHQTGSGSASPDSEHFPSSDNDTDSVHSGGSGSLSGRPSIGSLRAVANGAIGSERKASKERSRDHSVNRSYTANSVSSDDGASVGGGLVDIRPEENGQRRGMPKLVLTSAEKRKNTVF, from the coding sequence ATGAGCATGGACGCTGGCGGTCTTGCTCAAATgacctacaacaacttccAATCCCAGGGCGGATTCGGCGGCCCCACCTCGAGCTTTGCGTCTCGTGGTAAGGGTGCTCAGCTGAAGCGTCTCAGTGTCGCCTCGCCGCCCAAGGTTGCCTCGATTGCTGAGGACTCGGTTGCCACGCCTCGCACCAGCCGCTCCCACCTCCTGGCCGGCCTCCGCACTGCGCCCAAGACTCCCACTGTCGGTCAGCCTCCTGCTTCGGCTCCCTACTCGCAGCCCCAGCACAACCAGGGTACCAACAACGCCAACCGCTCCCAGAGGCAGTACAATGGCGCCAACCAGGGTATGCCCCAGACTGCTATCGGCTCCGGTTTCAACCAGTCGCACCAGCAGCAGCCCGACTTCTACAACCAGGTCCTGGCCCCTCCCTCGTTCGAGTTCGATGACGGCGAGATGGACCCCAATGTCGCCGCCCAGCTTCTGGCCACCGAGCTGTACCTCGCCCAGAGGCAGCAGCAGCTCCAACAGCAACTGCTTGCTTTGACCACCCAGCAGTTTGGCAACATGAACATGCAAGGCCAGTACCAGTCACACCAGTACCCCAACACGCCGTACACGCCCCAGATGAACGCCTACGGCCAGCAGTTTGGCAACACTGCCATCCAGGAGACTAACCAGCCCGGTGTCTACCTCGTCTTCAACCAAATGACTGGCCAGTACCAGTACGTTGTTGACCCGAGCTACCAGCACGACATGTCTGCCCAGAACGGCGTGCCGGCTCTGTCGCACTCGCCGCCTCCGCCGACTCCCCGTTTTGCTGTTTCGCCGCCCAAGACTGACACACCGGTCCTCCATGTGTCTCCTCCCAACGAGAGCAACCCCAGCCCCTGGGCCACTCGCAGCTCCTCGCCGCCCAAGAAGTCCAACACCCCGCCTCAGGATGTTGTTCCGCTTCCGCCGCCATCCGCCAATGCCTTCCGCCGTGGTCACAAGAAGAACATGTCTTCTCTTGCTGTCGATGGCCGTGCTGAGACACCCGAGGCTCCTCGCTCAGCCTTCCCCCGTCCTGGTGGCTTCCCTGCTACCCCCATGACCGGCACTTTCGGTCCTGGTCAAGCACGCGCTGGAGAGCACCCGATGCGTCAGCCTCGCAACCCTCCTTCCATCGAGGAGCTCAAGGAACGTCCCACTACCAAGCACGAGGGCAGCAAGAACTTTGCTACCCGCCAACGCCGCCAGGCTGTGGGCAGTCTTGTACGAGCTGGCATCGGACGCCGTGCTCACCAGACTGGTAGTGGAAGCGCTTCGCCAGACAGCGAGCACTTTCCTTCTTCTGACAACGACACCGACAGTGTTCACAGCGGAGGAAGCGGTAGCCTCTCCGGAAGGCCGAGCATTGGCAGCCTTCGTGCTGTTGCAAACGGCGCCATTGGCTCAGAGCGCAAGGCTTCCAAGGAGCGATCCCGCGACCATTCCGTCAACCGCTCTTACACTGCCAATAGCGTTAGCAGCGATGATGGCGCGTCTGTCGGGGGCGGTCTGGTCGACATCCGCCCAGAGGAGAACGGTCAACGCCGTGGCATGCCCAAGCTCGTCCTTACCAGCGCTGAGAAGCGCAAGAACACCGTGTTCTAA
- a CDS encoding DUF2014 multi-domain protein, translated as MEDPMLSSDYPFAANMPGPWLTTAGDDLTLTAPAAEMANWNDWMHFDPRAAAAQPSQNNQHVETKAANPQGPAAYLGPAHQTHQTSPQPNPHQHSQSLQPTNTPTTAPMFTQSHGFTFGQGSDMPQAFDFVANDLSSPLTADMQHQNAFYANQQWQHHQHHQPSDNPLFSPAQYQQSGYGGPPPPASTPSLQHSPTSLNNGRASSTSSHSSPEPATTNSRKRKSSESDEGDDDAPSSKKGGGPPKKTAHNMIEKRYRTNLNDKIAALRDSVPSLRVMSRPNGTEEDDDPEDLEGLTPAHKLNKATVLSKATEYIRHLEKRNKRLQEELTTMKGRVESYEKMSITGPMSLHGNLGTPDGSRYHEDPFAAQHGMPMSAPPPQGMIPVPDNIAALQRGLPPQQHYAPAYPPGYGGRQAQGAPMVNARRSGAMMGKLMVGSLAGLMILEGLMEHEQSQEAPAGRGLFALPVNLVSILAPRVSLGASSAQVPLAKVLLIFGAFFYLVAPWLDFQSKPKRKSPPAVLLSPAPSLASPVEVRRKAWLTAIQTVWVPQHNFILEVAALGLKTLKLSMRRIIGWEGYAHLTGITKEQEAARVKAWEIALDAQLTGGDAEISKSRLLLTLIASGTLPDTPARLMLKALHIRIVLWEIENAGHGSWWLLDGLSAKLARSYWNVARSEHRIAVNTSKQNSEAAPLPEHLAALIEKECDEVLVPAVIQRAYNLAWNKPSAEQTTVDTSMDAVVEDFAICSPLDALAAWYSSHTLNKGLASTLATKNCLPKADVLSNLDLALRVAPPNSQAHQRALVAHAVVLDDERDSYIASALKILPSSPKPADAGFINIVGNGFVAVDVRKALTLAKCLSLVASDTPEAHRRAVFVVNNTFLPEVTTTLLSFVAAQKVLMHFIADSALKTETSCGLERIASSLRMWIGHDTGRRIGLTNTTRARIVNRCLDASKTLVGLSDKKKKEEGDVDDGYVSASVKDD; from the exons ATGGAAGACCCTATGCTTTCGAGCGACTATCCCTTTGCTGCAAACATGCCCGGCCCGTGGCTCACAACTGCCGGTGACGACCTGACGCTCACTGCACCCGCTGCTGAAATGGCCAACTGGAACGACTGGATGCATTTTGATCCCCGCGCCGCCGCTGCCCAGCCGTCTCAGAATAATCAGCATGTCGAAACCAAGGCCGCGAATCCACAGGGGCCTGCCGCGTACCTGGGGCCCGCTCACCAAACTCACCAAACATCGCCCCAGCCCAACCCTCACCAGCACTCGCAGTCGCTGCAACCCACCAACACACCTACCACCGCGCCCATGTTCACTCAGTCGCATGGCTTCACCTTTGGCCAGGGCTCTGATATGCCCCAAGCTTTTGACTTTGTCGCAAACGACTTGAGCTCGCCGTTGACGGCCGACATGCAGCATCAAAACGCCTTCTATGCGAACCAGCAATGGCAACACCACCAACACCACCAGCCGTCCGACAACCCGCTCTTCTCTCCAGCCCAGTACCAGCAGTCTGGCTATGGCGGGCCACCACCACCCGCCTCAACCCCGAGTCTCCAACATAGCCCCACCTCGCTAAACAATGGACGAGCAAGCTCGACTTCGTCGCATTCATCACCTGAACCTGCCACCACTAACTCAAGGAAGAGGAAGTCGTCCGAGTCGGATGAGGGGGATGATGATGCGCCGTCAAGCAAGAAGGGCGGTGGTCCGCCCAAGAAGACTGCACACAACATGATTGAGAAGCGATATCGGACTAACCTCAACGACAAGATTGCTGCTCTTCGTGATA GTGTCCCAAGCCTGCGCGTCATGTCGCGGCCCAATGGCACTGAGGAGGATGATGACCCCGAGGACCTGGAAGGACTCACACCAGCGCACAAGCTCAACAAAGCAactgttctatcaaaggcGACCGAATACATCCGCCATCTAGAGAAGCGAAACAAGCGCCTACAGGAAGAGCTCACCACAATGAAGGGCCGAGTTGAGAGCTACGAGAAAATGTCCATAACCGGACCCATGTCATTACACGGAAACCTTGGCACCCCGGATGGTTCGCGATATCATGAAGATCCGTTCGCCGCACAACACGGTATGCCCATGTCTGCGCCACCACCGCAAGGGATGATCCCCGTGCCAGACAATATTGCTGCTCTTCAACGTGGACTACCTCCACAGCAGCACTATGCACCCGCATATCCGCCGGGCTACGGCGGCCGCCAAGCACAGGGAGCCCCTATGGTGAACGCACGGCGGAGCGGTGCGATGATGGGAAAGCTCATGGTTGGCTCTCTCGCAGGTCTGATGATACTAGAAGGACTTATGGAACACGAACAGTCACAAGAAGCGCCAGCTGGCCGTGGCTTGTTTGCTCTTCCCGTCAATCTTGTCAGCATCCTAGCTCCTCGCGTTTCCCTTGGTGCATCATCGGCTCAGGTTCCTCTTGCCAAGGTCCTCCTCATCTTCGGCGCCTTCTTCTACCTCGTTGCACCCTGGCTTGACTTCCAGTCGAAACCGAAGAGGAAGTCTCCGCCCGCTGTTCTACTATCCCCCGCGCCATCGCTTGCATCTCCAGTCGAAGTACGTCGAAAGGCATGGCTTACTGCAATCCAGACGGTATGGGTACCTCAGCACAACTTCATCCTCGAAGTAGCTGCGTTGGGCCTGAAAACGCTCAAGCTCAGCATGCGCAGGATCATTGGCTGGGAAGGTTATGCGCATCTCACCGGTATCACCAAGGAACAAGAAGCCGCTCGGGTCAAGGCCTGGGAGATTGCACTAGACGCTCAGCTTACGGGTGGAGACGCCGAGATTAGCAAGAGCCGACTTCTTCTTACATTGATTGCTTCTGGCACACTACCCGACACCCCAGCGCGGCTCATGCTCAAGGCTCTTCACATCCGTATTGTCCTTTGGGAAATTGAAAACGCTGGTCACGGCTCCTGGTGGTTGCTTGATGGCCTGAGTGCAAAACTGGCCCGAAGCTATTGGAACGTAGCACGGAGTGAGCATCGTATTGCCGTAAACACGTCAAAGCAGAACAGCGAGGCCGCACCACTGCCGGAACATCTTGCTGCACTTATCGAGAAGGAGTGCGATGAGGTCCTGGTTCCTGCCGTCATTCAGCGTGCATACAACCTCGCTTGGAACAAACCAAGCGCAGAGCAGACAACAGTAGACACATCGATGGACGCTGTTGTCGAAGACTTTGCCATCTGTTCGCCTTTGGATGCACTTGCCGCTTGGTACTCTAGCCACACGTTGAATAAGGGACTCGCAAGCACACTCGCTACAAAGAACTGCTTGCCCAAGGCGGATGTCCTTTCTAACCTCGACCTGGCTCTCCGAGTGGCACCACCCAACTCGCAAGCTCACCAACGCGCACTCGTCGCCCACGCTGTTGTACTAGACGATGAACGTGACTCCTACATTGCATCGGCGCTCAAGATCCTTCCATCATCACCCAAACCAGCAGATGCTGGCTTCATCAACATTGTTGGCAACGGCTTTGTAGCAGTCGATGTCCGCAAGGCTCTCACGCTAGCAAAGTGCCTCTCCCTTGTTGCCTCCGATACCCCCGAAGCCCACCGTCGCGCCGTCTTCGTCGTCAACAACACCTTCCTCCCAGAAGTCACGACTACACTCCTCAGCTTTGTTGCTGCGCAGAAAGTGCTCATGCACTTCATAGCAGACAGTGCGCTGAAGACGGAAACTAGCTGTGGTCTGGAGAGGATTGCTAGTTCACTAAGGATGTGGATTGGGCATGACACGGGTAGGAGGATTGGACTAACCAACACCACCAGGGCGCGAATTGTGAACAGATGTCTTGATGCCAGCAAAACCTTGGTTGGCTTATCAGataagaagaagaaagaagaggGGGATGTAGATGATGGCTACGTAAGTGCTAGTGTCAAGGACGACTAG
- a CDS encoding Mating-C multi-domain protein, translating into MSLLQTLTVLLIQLYTFTTFVSIVSFMTSISTTTFAKVLNIIDIDIDLTKTTPKLRSRFFKTSTLFQDAGKSVAMPMAVVPGILEVDGSGAFPQCTLM; encoded by the coding sequence ATGTCTCTCCTTCAAACCCTCACCGTGCTGCTGATTCAGCTCTACACCTTCACCACATTCGTCTCCATCGTCTCCTTCATGACTTCCATCTCCACCACTACCTTCGCCAAGGTCCTCAACATCATCGACATCGACATCGACCTCACCAAGACCACCCCAAAGCTCCGGTCCCGCTTCTTCAAGACCAGCACCTTGTTCCAGGACGCTGGCAAGTCCGTTGCCATGCCCATGGCCGTGGTCCCAGGTATTCTTGAGGTCGACGGCTCAGGTGCTTTTCCACAGTGCACGCTTATGTGA